One Spirochaeta africana DSM 8902 genomic window carries:
- the ppk1 gene encoding polyphosphate kinase 1: MSEYTYVNRELSWLEFNRRVLSEALRPDLPLLERLKFLCIGTANFDEFFMVRVAAIKRQAEKGNYISCPTGIAPTEQLSRISAVVRELTAVQYNCLLEEILPALAEEGLVLQRPENFTSDQEAAVRHRFQQEIYPLLTPVRVESGEPLPYIGNLNLYAAFKLRYEDGDRLFGDGDENIAIVPIPSGLPRIWYLPDSEGRSSFTMLEDVIRSHAHTLFPGYRIDERVLFRITRDADMGVDESRDEDFVEAMEQILEWRERSQAVRLSIDAENCSLTPLLQERLGLHDHEVYYKPNPIDINPLMELVNHPGMDHLRAEKWRPMEKPQIAEAAVIWDAIKQGDILLHHPYESFEPVIRMVTEASEDPEVLAIKMTLYRTSGNSPIVRALERAAQSGKQVTVLVELKARFDEERNISWAERLEKAGALVVYGIARLKVHAKALLIIRREDTGIQRYLHLGTGNYNDKTAKLYTDMSLLSCRADLAYDAGQFFNAITGYSAIPALKRLILAPVQMKNNLLELIKRESQKSSRETPGRIIAKLNSIADPEIIQALYEASCNHVRIDLNVRGICMLVPGVPGQSEHIRVVSIIDRYLEHVRAFFFLNGGSEEVYLSSADWMPRNLERRVELMIPVDDPDLREQILEILELFFLDNTHAHAMQADGSYIRVKPGKGDEPMQVQHAIYRMLRKQQKSVPMYEKEFPVRRKPG; encoded by the coding sequence ATGAGCGAATATACATATGTGAATCGGGAGCTGAGTTGGCTCGAGTTTAACCGGCGTGTGCTTTCAGAAGCACTCAGACCGGATCTGCCGCTGCTGGAACGATTAAAATTCCTGTGTATCGGGACAGCGAACTTCGACGAGTTTTTTATGGTCCGGGTTGCGGCTATCAAGCGCCAGGCAGAAAAGGGGAACTATATCAGCTGTCCAACCGGGATTGCGCCCACCGAACAGCTCTCCCGGATCAGTGCGGTTGTTCGTGAGCTTACCGCAGTGCAGTACAACTGCCTGTTGGAGGAAATCCTGCCGGCACTGGCCGAGGAGGGGCTGGTACTCCAGCGACCCGAAAATTTCACCTCGGACCAGGAGGCGGCGGTTCGTCACCGCTTCCAGCAGGAGATCTACCCACTGCTCACCCCGGTCCGTGTAGAATCCGGCGAACCCTTGCCATACATCGGCAACCTGAATCTGTATGCGGCGTTCAAGCTGAGATACGAGGATGGAGACCGGCTGTTTGGTGATGGAGACGAGAATATTGCCATAGTTCCCATACCCTCGGGGCTGCCGCGGATCTGGTATTTGCCGGACAGTGAGGGGAGAAGCTCGTTTACCATGCTCGAGGATGTTATCCGCTCGCATGCGCATACCCTGTTTCCCGGGTACAGGATTGATGAGCGTGTGCTGTTTCGCATCACCAGAGATGCCGACATGGGGGTGGACGAGTCACGGGACGAAGATTTTGTCGAGGCCATGGAACAGATTCTGGAGTGGCGAGAGCGAAGCCAGGCGGTGCGGTTGTCAATTGATGCAGAAAACTGCTCACTTACCCCGCTGCTGCAGGAGCGACTCGGGCTGCATGATCACGAAGTGTACTACAAGCCGAATCCGATTGACATCAACCCCTTGATGGAACTGGTGAATCACCCAGGAATGGATCACCTGCGCGCCGAAAAATGGCGACCGATGGAAAAACCACAGATTGCCGAGGCAGCGGTAATCTGGGATGCCATCAAGCAGGGAGATATTCTGCTGCATCATCCGTATGAATCCTTTGAGCCGGTGATCCGGATGGTAACCGAGGCATCCGAGGATCCGGAGGTGCTGGCAATCAAGATGACGTTGTACCGAACCAGTGGGAACTCACCTATCGTCCGGGCGCTCGAGCGGGCGGCACAAAGCGGAAAGCAGGTGACGGTTCTGGTAGAGCTCAAGGCCCGGTTTGATGAGGAGCGGAATATCAGCTGGGCCGAGCGTCTGGAAAAGGCCGGGGCACTGGTGGTGTACGGCATCGCCCGGTTAAAGGTGCACGCCAAGGCACTGCTGATTATCCGTCGCGAGGATACCGGTATACAGCGATACCTTCATTTGGGAACCGGGAACTACAACGATAAAACCGCAAAGCTCTACACCGACATGAGCCTGCTGAGCTGCCGTGCCGATCTGGCCTATGATGCCGGACAGTTTTTTAATGCCATTACCGGGTATTCAGCAATACCGGCGCTCAAGCGATTGATTCTTGCACCGGTACAGATGAAGAACAATCTGCTGGAACTGATAAAACGGGAGTCGCAGAAAAGTTCACGTGAGACCCCGGGGCGAATCATTGCCAAGCTGAACTCGATTGCGGATCCCGAGATTATCCAGGCCTTGTACGAAGCCTCCTGCAATCATGTGCGAATTGATCTGAATGTTCGCGGCATCTGCATGCTGGTGCCGGGGGTACCCGGCCAGAGTGAGCATATCCGCGTGGTCAGCATCATCGACCGTTATCTTGAGCATGTTCGTGCATTCTTTTTTCTGAACGGCGGCAGTGAGGAGGTATACCTTTCCAGTGCTGACTGGATGCCGCGTAATCTCGAGCGCAGGGTGGAGCTCATGATACCGGTTGATGATCCTGATCTTCGGGAACAGATCCTGGAAATCCTCGAGTTGTTTTTCCTTGACAACACCCATGCGCATGCCATGCAGGCTGACGGCAGTTATATACGGGTGAAACCGGGAAAGGGTGATGAGCCGATGCAGGTGCAGCATGCAATCTATCGCATGCTGCGAAAGCAGCAGAAGTCAGTCCCGATGTACGAGAAGGAGTTCCCGGTTCGCCGCAAACCCGGGTA
- a CDS encoding Ppx/GppA phosphatase family protein — MNKPRVVAVIDIGSTAIRILVSEVHGDGGTIRRIDRAARPVPLGRDVFVHGEISRESMLQSIRILENFVELAKGYGLKKSDLRVIATSAVREARNRDIFIDRVWIKTGLKINIVEGVEENYLTYIAVDHAIRTIRPQFARFNSLILEVGGGTTEVMLLKRGRMVAAHSLRLGTVRLEEQVRTGIDSPNHLDDYIRENLRINLELLDTELPLSRIKFFVAVGGDARMAASFIPSTKRHDQFSIIERGDFETFVMRAQSYSMEKIVRRFGITYNEAEGFVPALLVCKYFLQATSSDNLIIPDVSLREGVLMNLITGKSHKAEDQFHRQVRASAESLGRKFHYDAEHARHVTRLALQLFDELRDDHGMDDQARLLLEVAAVLHDIGYFIRGSGHHKHGQYLVANSEIFGLSRQDIRVVSNVVRYHRKSVPASSHSAYNALRTTQRMLVQKLAAILRIADGLDRGHARRVSAVQAELREADLVIHCSFTGDMSVEKNGALDKADLFENVFGYRVLIQ; from the coding sequence ATGAACAAACCTCGAGTAGTAGCGGTAATAGACATCGGCTCCACGGCAATCCGGATCCTTGTTTCGGAGGTTCATGGGGACGGAGGCACGATTCGTCGCATCGATCGGGCTGCACGCCCGGTGCCGTTGGGTCGGGATGTATTTGTACACGGCGAGATCAGTCGGGAAAGCATGCTGCAGTCGATCAGAATTCTGGAAAACTTTGTCGAGCTGGCCAAGGGATACGGGCTCAAGAAGAGTGATCTGCGGGTGATTGCCACCAGTGCGGTACGCGAGGCGCGCAACCGCGATATTTTTATCGACCGTGTATGGATAAAAACAGGCCTCAAGATCAATATTGTGGAAGGGGTCGAGGAAAACTACCTTACCTACATTGCCGTTGATCATGCTATTCGGACTATTCGTCCACAGTTTGCTCGATTCAACTCGCTGATTCTGGAGGTGGGCGGCGGCACGACCGAGGTAATGCTGCTCAAGCGTGGTCGGATGGTCGCGGCACATTCATTGCGGCTGGGCACGGTCAGGCTGGAGGAGCAGGTTCGCACGGGTATCGACTCCCCGAATCATCTGGATGATTATATTCGCGAGAATCTGCGCATCAATCTTGAACTGCTGGACACCGAGCTGCCGCTGTCACGAATCAAGTTTTTTGTTGCGGTCGGGGGCGATGCCCGGATGGCGGCGTCGTTTATTCCCAGCACCAAACGACATGATCAGTTCAGTATTATCGAGCGGGGTGATTTCGAGACCTTTGTGATGCGTGCCCAAAGCTACAGTATGGAAAAGATTGTCCGCAGGTTTGGCATTACCTACAACGAGGCCGAGGGGTTTGTCCCTGCTTTGCTGGTGTGTAAATATTTCCTGCAGGCGACTTCCTCAGACAATCTTATCATTCCTGATGTAAGCCTGCGCGAAGGTGTTCTGATGAATCTGATTACCGGGAAAAGCCACAAGGCAGAGGATCAGTTTCACAGGCAGGTGCGAGCCAGCGCTGAAAGTCTGGGACGGAAATTCCACTATGACGCCGAGCATGCACGCCATGTTACCCGGCTGGCGCTGCAGCTTTTTGACGAGCTGCGTGATGATCACGGGATGGACGATCAGGCCAGGCTGTTACTCGAGGTGGCAGCGGTCCTGCATGATATCGGCTACTTTATTCGCGGAAGCGGGCATCATAAACACGGGCAGTATCTGGTAGCGAATTCCGAGATTTTCGGGTTGTCCCGTCAGGATATACGGGTGGTATCGAACGTAGTCCGTTACCATCGCAAATCCGTGCCGGCCAGTTCGCATAGTGCTTATAATGCCCTGCGAACCACACAGCGAATGCTGGTGCAGAAACTGGCGGCGATTTTGCGTATTGCAGATGGTCTTGATCGGGGTCATGCCCGTCGGGTAAGCGCTGTGCAGGCTGAATTGCGTGAAGCAGACCTGGTGATACACTGCAGCTTTACTGGTGATATGTCGGTCGAAAAGAACGGGGCGCTGGACAAGGCGGATCTTTTCGAGAACGTGTTTGGCTATCGAGTCTTGATTCAGTAG